AACTcctctaaatataattaaagtaaatgcTATGTAACATAACTCGttgaaatgtacataaatcttattttgcAGAAAATCTTCCGTTTCAGAATTATTCCCCTCTTTTCATCAAAGCATTTATCTAACAGCcctattttttacaatttctaaGCAATGCTAGGtgatataaagataaaaaatgtagatacttaaaatatttgtgtaaacattctgacattttttaaaaatagtatctCATTAAATTCATGAATCAGTAAAAAATGCAAgtataaactaatttaaaataaacataatacacAACGTGTATTGCATTTCTAACATGCTTACATGCTTAGTTTAATGTATCTATAaatgatgacaaaaaataatatatcagtatataaatcaatttattttacacaaatcggataaatgtatatgtacatacatacctattttaaatggTATAATGATTTACTTTAGAATTTGATTTCAcagttatgtaattttaaagtaaaactatatttcagACATAAATGTTTGTGACttcatttaacattttatttactcacAGACAGTTGCAGTTAAACTAATTTctactatataataatcttaacataaatatgtacaaaggATGTACTTTTAGAATTACTAgttgaataaaacattgttttttttataaagtaaaattgcaaataattcaatttttattatcatcatacTCCTTCCTAACCATGTCCACTTCAGATCAGCACAAGACATATTTTCGAACTATTTTCTCTTATCGTACCTCATGCAGTAAGTTGATACTTATATGaggaaaaaagtaattttttattatcatccaTACTCACTCCTTACCATGTCCAATGCAAGATGTCTTAGAAATCTTCTCTTCTCATACTGTCCATTGTGTAGTAAGTTGATACTTATATGAGCAAAATATAGGAAATTTTGAGTGATtggaacaaatatttataatttgtgacTCTATTATTCACTTATCTCAAttgttattatgtacttaggtatgtttttacaaaatgtttgcATGCTCATTGATATCCCCAATCAGAATTTGTCACAAGCAAGCAGGAGGTAAAGGCATATCAATCAGCTTACATACTTCCAGAAGAAAGTTTTTAAGTATAGCCTTTTGATTATCTTTTGATCCATTTAATGTAATGGTTGGTATGAATGTGGGTTTTATGGTGTGGGTGTCATCTCCATGTTTTTTCAACAATGCTGATCCAACTTCATTGGTAGCACAATCACTGATAGGATCTGGATCAAGTTTGTATTGACTTGCACACTGAAACAAAACCAATGATTTGTCTtactattcaaaaatattgatttgttttgCAAAAATGGTTTTTATGATAGGCACAGGCAGACAACTACATACAGAGATAGTGATAGTGTCAAAATCTAGCTATGTCTGAGTATTAGAATTAATCAATAAGATTCACTTCATAAACTTTCCATATCTCTTGTTTCATTCTCATATTGATAAAatccaaaatcaataaaactattttacgaCACTAgagactaaataaaataaatagacttatatgattatgattatttttcttactcTGGCTAATGCAGCATCAGCATCCATATTATCAAATATCATACACTCTGTTATCTGAACAGCAGTGGTCATGTTGCCCGCAGCCTCAATGGCACATGCATGAATTTTGTTTGCATAGCACTCCTCCTCTCCATGTTGGCATTGGAAAATATACTGGCCTTTTTGTTCTTTAGTCTGAAAAGATATTAGAGTAGTTATTACATTCTTTTACATTTCAAGTTGGtttatacacaattttcaaacagtgcattaataaattaaacagatACTAAAGCTTTGTTTTACTAtgaattttatgtaagtttattatttcaaaattgttataagagctataaaataatgttatgattTCATTATAGtaacaaatgtaaattttaattagacatGCTTGCTACTCATAGTGACCATGAGTAGGAAACATAATAGTACAATATACTAGCTGTTCCTATGGTTTCACTCCCTATTCTGGCTGTTTCCTTCATCATGAATTATACACTGTTTCTGTTTAAAATCTACCAGTATTTCCAGATATCATAAATTGCATATTGactgtcacaaaatatgtattacatgttttatgaaTATCAAAGACTCAGTATGCAATGATACAGCAAACAAAAATCccttaaaaatgtaaaacacaCTTTGTGTAAAACACATGGGATTGCATTATTCATATGCAACCACACAGTcatcaagaaataaaatcttcaattttattatattaataattcatattattgCAAATTGAACTACTGCTAAAAAGGAGTCTTTACTTCTGTGTTAAGTTGTTAgcactaaaaaaatatatacttataagtaaATACTCACTGTAGCTTTGCCATAAGGAACCAATGCAATATCCAAGAATTCAGAAAGTTTCTCAGTCACAGGCCTCAAATGACGAATAAAGAAATGTTTAGAATCAGGGCACAGTGCTTCATAATAAACTCTTACTTTTACCTTGTCTTGTTTgtgcttattatatttatcatcttCTAGCTTTTCTATATCAATCTGTAATTTGaacattataacatttattagttttatacatGATTttagaataagaaaaatattcaaaatggtgaaaaataaaataacaaataagaatttatttttacctcaGATAAATCCACTGCCTTCTGAGGTAACAAACGGAAAAACTGCCACATAATCAACGCCAGGAGTACTAAGACAATAATTCTATACCGATTACAAGAATAAAAAGGCATTTTAATTCACAAATCCCCAATGCCTtctattattatctttttaaagTTCAAAATTGTCATATAagcatttgtatttattatacttgtgTTACTACATTAATTACCAATGAAAtctattttcaactttttgaATGTGTACTTTGCTCAATATggcttaattatataaattacaataaacaaatctgaataaaatctctcaaaaatcaattttaataacattcgATCGACTTACTGAATGACGGTCCAGAAACTGACACTACTGACAGTGACAATTTCGCTTCACCTTAccatgcaaaaaaaaattgcttgtaTGTAACAGTTTAAAAGGGCATGTTACGCAAAGCTTAGCGCAGATGGCACTATTGGTACaacaatggaggcaaaaagcaccaattttcaatattgttgcagatttacgaccaaaaataccttctacgcaatcgtgctGCGagttaaaggaaaaaggaaggatttagtggtttatcctgaaaataataacactattttaggttatgttctacatTTTTTGGTCAGCTGTGGTAAACTGacaaacttgattttgactgaagattttacctgtatgaagtacatattttaataagtcttcacatatgaagtgttccgagctttttTTCAActgtttactggctcgaaaattttacagcgtgaggcgtatcccatggttttcgaagttttttatcttatggaaaacgattttttccaatatttcggcacccgaatatgctacattgttttatattttcacaaacgaatgcttacataatgaaaggaataataaagtactctaaaataagcgttttaatcgacatagcaaaaggcagCAAAGCTtatgtgtacctaacatacattgctgtactctggcgggataaatttgcagtaatacctatttttacaatttcttatttagaaatgcattttgatttcaaaagtCGTCTTAAAaccacaaaaattaaatttctgtgCTGTGTTGTGGAATTAGTAGCTACCTAGGTTAAAACTTGACTGTCACACAAGCTCCATTGTTACTAGCTCCACGCTTTTTCTtgaactttttgtttttgacattagaaaaaaggTATGTGAGATGCCCCCTTTCCAAGCTATGGCTGGATGGATGTGcctattttttttgctttccGTCCATTTGAATGGAGTTAAAATGAACTGTACGAGAAATGACCGGAAAGCATTAAAAAACCTGATTATGCGATATcttatatacagggttattgGTATCAAACgtaaaacctcctaaagactacttgggtacaatCAAAATAGCTAAATGTTGCTTGTTTGATTGTACCCAAGtagttctacgacttttcgtgattcgtagttttttttttttttcattaaaatctatctaatttgcgattctacacatcttaactctatttAATAGCCAAGCAGCGGAATCGAATATTTAACGTTTAACGTTAACAGTTATAGAAACGATAATATAACTAGAAAAGgggaaaaaa
This DNA window, taken from Plodia interpunctella isolate USDA-ARS_2022_Savannah chromosome 2, ilPloInte3.2, whole genome shotgun sequence, encodes the following:
- the LOC128675232 gene encoding gamma-interferon-inducible lysosomal thiol reductase-like, whose amino-acid sequence is MPFYSCNRYRIIVLVLLALIMWQFFRLLPQKAVDLSEIDIEKLEDDKYNKHKQDKVKVRVYYEALCPDSKHFFIRHLRPVTEKLSEFLDIALVPYGKATTKEQKGQYIFQCQHGEEECYANKIHACAIEAAGNMTTAVQITECMIFDNMDADAALARCASQYKLDPDPISDCATNEVGSALLKKHGDDTHTIKPTFIPTITLNGSKDNQKAILKNFLLEVCKLIDMPLPPACL